A part of Salvelinus alpinus chromosome 5, SLU_Salpinus.1, whole genome shotgun sequence genomic DNA contains:
- the LOC139576780 gene encoding DNA-directed RNA polymerase III subunit RPC4-like: MAEPGSSNPGGPSHTPATPGGSGRGLVMGRRLPATISPGRLPSMRSRDLTLGGVKKKTFTPNIIGRKAKEEQKVEGGQRRERRENDRGRERGGRGGRGRGRPEVIQSHSIFEQGPAEITIKKRGGYEGERDAPSVGPSPIINIKKEKRETEEETKEILRALERDNFLDDPHLRSDVRSCPVQLPLAVSGWGFKEESDVTASSKPDKTEEDSEAMDGTNALKVKQEPEDAPEVKKMEPTFRPPPLPEPDVLPELLESWSQTKEEELFFIQLPDSLPGQPPTQEVRPVKTEMQSEDGQSMLLKTESQEEQQEENSCHLRDLQEGPVGRLLVRKSGRVQLILGHVTLDVALGTSCAFLQELVSVGTGEGRTGDLSVLGHIKHKLVCSPDFEALLENRV; encoded by the exons ATGGCTGAGCCAGGCTCAAGCAACCCTGGTGGCCCATCTCACACTCCGGCAACGCCCGGAGGGAGTGGCAGGGGTTTGGTGATGGGACGCCGGCTACCAGCTACTATCTCCCCTGGCCGTCTCCCTTCCATGCGCTCCAGAGACCTCACCCTGGGAGGTGTGAAAAAG AAAACTTTCACCCCTAACATTATTGGCCGCAAAGCTAAAGAAGA GCAGAAGGTTGAGGGTGGAcaaagaagggagaggagggagaacgaTCGGGGTCGTGAGCGAGGTGGTAGGGGCGGTCGGGGCCGGGGACGTCCAGAGGTCATCCAGTCCCACTCCATCTTTGAGCAGGGGCCTGCAGAGATAACGATTAAGAAAAGAG GTGGCTATGAAGGTGAGAGAGATGCACCAAGTGTGGGTCCCTCACCCATCATCAACATCaagaaggagaagagggagacagaggaagagaccaAAGAAATTTTGCGCGCTCTGGAACGAGACAAT TTCCTGGATGACCCTCACCTACGGAGTGATGTAAGGAGCTGTCCTGTCCAGCTGCCCCTGGCTGTGTCAGGGTGGGGATtcaaggaggaaagtgatgtgacAGCCTCCTCCAAACCAGACAAGACTGAAGAGGATAGTGAGGCCATGGACGGCACAAATGCACTCAAAG TGAAACAGGAGCCAGAAGATGCGCCAGAGGTAAAGAAGATGGAACCCACTTTCAGACCACCTCCTCTCCCTGAGCCTGACGTTTTACCTGAGCTGCTGGAGAGCTGGAGTCAGACCAAAGAAGAGGAGCTGTTCTTCATTCAGCTCCCTGACTCCCTACCAGGGCAGCCGCCCACCCAAGAGGTCAGGCCAGTGAAGACAGAGATGCAGTCGGAGGATGGACAGTCCATGCTTTTGAAAACGGAATCTCAA GAGGAGCAGCAGGAGGAAAACAGTTGTCATCTGAGGGACCTGCAGGAGGGTCCGGTTGGACGGCTGCTGGTGCGGAAGTCTGGTCGGGTTCAGCTCATACTGGGGCATGTCACACTAGATGTGGCTCTGGGAACCTCGTGTGCTTTCCTCCAG GAGCTGGTGTCAGTTGGAACAGGAGAGGGCCGGACTGGTGACTTGTCAGTGCTGGGACACATCAAACACAAATTGGTCTGCTCTCCAGACTTTGAAGCCCTGTTGGAGAACAGAGTGTGA